The Raphanus sativus cultivar WK10039 chromosome 6, ASM80110v3, whole genome shotgun sequence sequence GAAAAAAATGTTAGGGTTAGAAGAACAATTTTACTGTGCAATCCATGTTCTCGTAGGTGATTtcaatagtttttaaataattctTTCATGTATCGATTTCTTGTAAGATTTTTGAAAAGTATTAATGTATAAGATCTTACACTTCCTAAAGTAATCAATtgtttcttaattaatatatatatatatatatatatatatatatatatatatatatatatatatatatatggaattagaataatcacataaattaaaacaatacctcttgtttatttacaatatattttatggaaataaatcaaaataattattttatttattttatatggtatataattaaatttaaatgatactggatagatatataatatatttcaatataaatatttattatcatatgattttattaacatttgtatatttgttgtaacaaaaaatttaaatcattaatcCCAAAATTTTTGATGTGATAATTTTCCAATGCAAATTTCAAAttaacatatttgtgtagttttatattgtacatattttcatttaaacgatattaatatatgcatatatatttaatgaaaatttagattcatatgattttatgatcatttgtgtCTTGTTATAACGAAAACAAAATTCATTCAttaatcacaaaattttcaaagtggaatttttaacatttttttgtaattcatagtcatttgaaaaaaatacaaaatataacatataagaaaaaaatctaaatatctttattatatagttgatgatattgtttattttttttaataatataaaattaacaaaaatgagAAGATACAAAAACTTTTATCagtctttattattcataatcattaattgtcatatatattttaattatattagataattttctagtttttatttaaggaaagaattgagaatattattttatatactaataatcaatttaatagttagtttaataaaaagtataatatatattatgatgAACCAaccaattttttaaagattttaagaATCATTCTGGTGATGACACATGACTACAAAAATGTTCTAATGCTTATGGATTAATATATATGGGACTAATTTTAAACATCAAATAATAATGTAGCTAATTATAAATCAATACATAGGCAAAAGgtatgtttgattttttttgttaatgttcTGAATACAGAGCCATTCCTTTGTCTGTCTCttcctttttcaaaatttttcaCTGTTCTAATAgttagataaaattttaaatatcccCATTAGGATTCCTCTTAGAAgcaatcaaaagaaaaacattgacACATAACAGTAATTTCTTGATATAAATGTTTCTAAAAGATTAAAAATGGACTTTTTTGATTTTATAGacttttacataattttttcaaaaaaaattaatacctttttatttaaatattaatataacttGTGAGAAATTCTGGTGCTCCACACCAATGCAGATGACTTTAGATTTATTGAATTGATTATGCACATGATCATCATAGGAATCATGAAGAGTAGTGagtcattattttaaaattttgggttAGGTAGAttaaaagtaattatatattGATTGATGATGTTTAGGACTTAATTCACATTAATCTTTgcttatttgatgttttatgttAGAGTATACCATTTAATCTAGACGTCTATACTTAGAAGTTGTTTGATGAAATATCTGAATAAATTCCATAAATgcttttacatttttaactaataataatgattaaaatatttagtgcagaagctaaaacaaaattaatttgttagaaacaaaataaaaataaaaatcaaaatcccgTTTATTTTAATATCACTGAGTCACTCTATCCGTGTAGGTTTTGAGCCGTGGAGGCATTTCTGTGCCGtgtagtatataatatatttgcaGAAAGCGTTGTTAGAATATGGCTTGCTACCATCGTTCTTGGCAATATTTACTCCAAActtctgtttttctttgaaGAAAGCGTCGGTTGCCGTGTATGTTCTTCCAAGTCATTTGTGGTAGCTCCGGCTGTGAAAAGTGAAAGAAGTACGGTAAATCCTTGTTGAAAAATTGTGTGATTCTTCAAACAGGGTAAtgttagaaaattttagaatcCTTGTTTGTTTAGGCATATGACATAATGAAAGTTAACCATTATTCTTTAAATTGAATTCGATAATCTTTGACAATGTAAAATGAAAAACTGCAgagtatattaataaatattggaAAATTGAGGAAGCGGGAGGTAGGGCTGGAGAAGGTATGAGTGGATTAGGTGGTATCTGTTGAGAACACAGAGAGAGTTCCATGAGAAGACATCTGTCTTGCAGTCTTGGTGACATATCTGTTCAACAAAGTTGTTAGGTTTTTTGTCTTATTCATGTGGAGAAGACAAGAAGGAGAACATAGTTTTTTTTACTCCGAACATTTTCTAAATCAAGATTTCTCTAATCTCATTCTTAAATATCAAGAATTCATTCTTAATGTTTGCTTGCAACTATAAAAATcaacgaacaaaaaaaaaagaaaaaaaaacacacacaaagatCAAACTCAATGAATATTTTTTCCCCttagtttccaaacaaacattaATAAGAAGAGGCCGTGGCATGGCATGTCATCTGCATAACCTTTGTTCTTGAACTTACCGATTCATCATTGTATACATATGAAAACTTTTGGTAAccagtaaaaaatatatttttttcaaactaCAACAATCTAAGATGAGCAGTATCATTCATTCGTTTGATCTGCCACCCATTTCTCCAAGAATGCTGTAACACCGTCACCGAAGAGTCCTCCACACAGATCTTATGAGTCATTACAGGACTGCACCCGAGGACTCCGGTCAGAAGACACTTTATAGGCAACGAATGCGTGAAAACCCCAACGCAACTCGACACCATGTCGATGTGATTTTGATTAACGTCTTCCCTTGGGGACACTCCATCTTCAAGCTCGTGATTGGTCATCACCTGAAGCCTGCTTTTGCCCGATTTCTTCCTCGTAAGACTTGGACGATGCTTGTGAAGCAAGTCCCAGCTGGTCGAGGGAAGTAACGAACCACCATCACAACGCTCATGTGCGGTGGATGAAAAATCTGACCTGAGCTTCTCTGCAAGCCCTCCTGAGACTGTCCCGTTTAGAAACTGAACCATCCGGAACTCCACTTGTCTGAGTGATTCTCCAGAAGGAGCTGAGAAATCAGGCTGGCATCTTTCGATCAAGCTCAGAGTCTCGGGACTGTAAATCTCTGATTGGTTGCAACCTTCCCAATCTCCTAGACTCATCTCTATAATTGCGTCTGAGGATTGTATGTGCTCCTCTGGATAACTCATTTCCTgcaatcatttaaaaaaaaaaaatttggtgaaGGCAAAAAGTTTGAGTCTTTAATCTTATGTTAAAGATAAAGTAAGCTCCTTTAAGCAAGTAACCATGAACAAGACAAGCTCACATCATTACCAAAAGTATTATTACTTTGAAACAAACTAACACAAAAGGAGATGTAATAAGACTATTGGTTTAGACAATAAAAGCCAAGTAGACTCTCGGACAAATATTGATTCCAATTAAGACAGCAAAATTCAAGTTATCTTTCAGACCAATGTAGGTTCCCAATCTCAGAATCTTGTCTGAACAAGACAAGCTCACATCATTACCAATAGTATTACTTTGAAAAACAAACTACAACTAAGGAGCTGCAAAAAGACTATGAACCGTGTCGGATAAGATAGTAATCTCTCAGACCAATGTTGGTTCCAATCTCGGACAGCCTATAGAGAGATCTTGTCCGAACATGAGACTTGGAAGAATTACCTGGCAAACCGAAACAGCCATGGATCTAGCTCGATCCAGAGGCGAAGAGTAAACCGAAGTAAACCGTACACCCTGAGATTTGAAGAAAACAGCAAGAGCCCTAGCTTGGCGTTCACCGTTAGCTGTGAGTGCGGCGACGTGGCATCTCCCACCGACGAGATCAGGCCTAAGATTGAGATCGCACTCGCCGTGGCTGACGAGATAAACCTCGGTAACGGCAGCACGGTGATGATCTTCGTCTCCTCGGGGGAAGATAGGCGGAGGAGGATGAGGAGCGAGGACGTTGTAAGGATCCCAGACTTTGATGGAAGGGCCGATCCGTGGAGTTCCGAGAGATGAGAGCTGTGGAGAAAGCGGGGAGGCTGAAGCGTGGCATGGTAGCATCTCGGGCTCTTGCTCGAGGACTCTCTTTACTAGAAGGTTGTCTAGCTCTCTTGGATTCGATCTGCTGttatcctcttcttcttcttcagcatctgtttgctcttcttcttcttcttcatcgtctCCTACTTGTGTAGATTGTTGCGAgcccatctttttttttgttatagagTTGAAGATTTGCAAGAAgtgaagctttttttttgttttagcttAAAGCGAGCGATCACA is a genomic window containing:
- the LOC108813506 gene encoding uncharacterized protein LOC108813506, whose amino-acid sequence is MGSQQSTQVGDDEEEEEEQTDAEEEEEDNSRSNPRELDNLLVKRVLEQEPEMLPCHASASPLSPQLSSLGTPRIGPSIKVWDPYNVLAPHPPPPIFPRGDEDHHRAAVTEVYLVSHGECDLNLRPDLVGGRCHVAALTANGERQARALAVFFKSQGVRFTSVYSSPLDRARSMAVSVCQEMSYPEEHIQSSDAIIEMSLGDWEGCNQSEIYSPETLSLIERCQPDFSAPSGESLRQVEFRMVQFLNGTVSGGLAEKLRSDFSSTAHERCDGGSLLPSTSWDLLHKHRPSLTRKKSGKSRLQVMTNHELEDGVSPREDVNQNHIDMVSSCVGVFTHSLPIKCLLTGVLGCSPVMTHKICVEDSSVTVLQHSWRNGWQIKRMNDTAHLRLL